TGCCTACTGCGCTAGTGGCATGTCCTATATAAACTCCTTCCTGATTTTTGGTATCTATTCTCTTTCTCGGGTAATTGTCCTTTATGCATTTCTATATTTTAATGATCCTGATCCTAATCCTCGCAATCTTCATGTAGCGTGCTCTTGCTACAGATACTCCATTATATGGCTATGAATTATGATCGTTAACGATTTCATAGATTCTGTCTCAAAAGTCTCTACATTTGTTTACAATAATCGACTGGGCGCAATGAACCTCGTCTATGGACACTACCGAAGTCTTGCGCATCCCATTTCGAATAATAAGCCATATTTTGACATATTACGTAACCGCAGGCCAAACCGCTTAAAGGTACGAATACGAGGACCTGGGCTGCTGGGTGATCTGTACGACATAAACACGAATTCAAACATCTGCGGAGATGACTATGCTTTTGAGATAATGTTTAGCAAGAGCAATATTTAAACAAACGTTTGATCATGTCTAATAACAAATCTTTTGGAGGTTTGTCAAAGTAGTCAATCTGACCAAAGGCGGTCGAAACACTTTCTTTAATCAAGTCAGGGATTGAGTGGGACCAAGCAAACTGTTTGAACTCTCATAGTAACTATGCTGTATTTCGACGGCGCTGTAGAAAAGAAGCGCGTATGGTGCAATGACGAGCGCGAAGACAGAGTCCCTAGAAACTAGCACATTACTTAAGCAATAGGTGCTCTTCAACCCAAGTCCCAATTTAAAGCGTCAACTGTGATGCACATGCAAGGGTCATCTGACAGGGAAAACTACAAGTAGACTTGCAAGCATGTCAAAGTTTCACGATTTCGATAAACTTTAGACGCTTCTTGGCATCACAGGGAGTCTGATAGACACAAAAAAAAACGATGCTCAGCACTACTGAAGTGTCACCAAGTATTGCATGGCTGGAATTCAGCTTTCAATTCGCAAAGACGTCTTAAAGAAGTAGACGCATAGATCGCCCATCAGCTAGATTTTTTTGGTGGTGCCCAAGCTGATGCCCGATGTTTACATAATACATACTTCAACAGGGCGTAGCCAATAGGTGTACTAGAAACTAGAAACGAGCCTGAATTATGACGCGCGAGTTTACAACCGATGCTACCTTTCGCACACAGCCCCTGTTGAAGGCACAATAGCCCTTGCGCTAAGACGTCCCCACGCTATCGTACATAATACTAATAGAGGACATAGTATGTTTTAATCATGAAGCCAAACCCAAGGCCCTCAGAGCCACTCGACACGGTACCTGCCATGCTGAAAAGCCAAGGGACTGTTCTTTCAGTGTGTCCCGATGACGATAAATCTACCAAATCTGCTCCTGAGACTGTAGTTCAGATCGGCGAATCTGATCCTTATCTCGTTTCTTGGGATGACAGTGATCGATATGAAAACCCGAGAAATTGGTCCAAGCGGTATCGCATGTATTTAGTGGTGATTGTATCATTGTACACGTTATTACCTCCCATTAGCAGCACAATGAACGCACCTGCCATAGCCACTCTCATGAAAGAATTTAATGTTTTATCCGCCACTGTGGGAAACATGATGTCGAACTCTATGATTGCATTCGTTGTAGCTCCTATGGTGTATAGTGCAATTAGTCAGAAGCTTGGTCGCAAGTATCTCTTCTTTTCGTCCCAAACATTTACCAGGCACTTGGCCAAGGTTGGGAGAACAGTGTTCTTGCGCTTAAAAGTGCTTTTATTGGCATCACAGCTCTGTTTATTCTATATCGCTACGGACATATGTTCCGCAAGAAATTTGCCTATTCTAAGCGTGCGATGCAGCTGATGTCATGACGTTGCCATTCAAAGTCGTCCCTGATTATTAAGACAACCAAACATTATCTCTCACCAAGTTGCCCTGTATAGACAGTTTAATGTGACGGTAATTAAGTCAATTTTATCCTGTAAATAGACACTAATAAGGCTGTTCGAGATCATGCGTACCATCTTAATTTTGACGACCAAATTTAAATGTTTGTATCAAACGCACAACTGGTCTCACTTCGAATTCCGCTATTGCGCTTTAACCATTTCTTTGGCTAAATTTAATGCACGTCCAGGGGTAGTAAATTACACTATACTTTAAAAAAACTGGCCCACAGTTTCTGTAAAACGACCCAACGTTGTCGAAATTCACTACTACTTGCGATACTTGCGTCAAAATCTGTAGTCACCATTGTCCAAAGTCCTTTAAATCATACCAATTCATGCAGATATTTTATTCTTGCTTAATAGTACTTGATAGCCACAGTTTTCTTAGTAGGTTTACTTCCCGCAAAGCCCAGAGCACCGTGGTAATCCGTATGTTCCGTAACATGAGCATACTGTTTGCTGATTCCCTTCTGGTTGGTCACAGTTGGAGCCAGTGCAAAGAAGTTGTCTTGCCATGAGCCTTGAATCCATTGGCTAGAAAGTGCATTACTTCCGCTCCAAGCACACTCTTCCAAAACGAGACCCTTGTTAACTCCTCCAGTTCCATGCTCCAGCGTGTAACACCAAGTGTCGGAGACTCGGAGTTGTCCGAAGTATGCATTCTTGCTAGGTTCCGTGTTATTGTGATTGTCAAAACCAGTGCAGGACCAATAAGCAGCCCAAGTTTCCTTAGAGGCTACTGAAAGCATCTGGTTAAAGGTTAGGTGTCATCCTTATCATTATGAAATACGTACTGCATTTCCGTTGTCAGCTGGAGCAGCATTGTGAGTGTGCAAATTTGGATAATTGCCACCATCATAGCTACCAAGAACCACTGGACCCTCAAGAACCTTGCGGCATTTCAATGAGCTCTTGGGGCTGTTTTTCGCAGCTTTAGTATTGGGGGCGCCATTGAATGCGTCGGTAGATTCCGTCGCACTTATTATGGCAGGAGCAGATTTTCCCGCAGAGGAATTACTGGCGTTTGCAGGAAGGCTTTGGACAAGCAATGCAGTCGAAACTAGTACAAACACAAAAGTGAGATACTTCATGTTAAAACTAAGGGAGAAAACAAAGCTTGTCAAGCCGATCCATTTATACTTTTGCGAAACAGCGGCTACACGAAAGACAATTTCCGGTATAGGTCAGACTACCCTGTCTTGGCATTCTATGTACATGAAAACTCTCTCAGCCCCGCTCTTTTAGGCGTAAAACTAGGCAATATTACCCTGTGACACGAGACCCTGCAATTTCAACTACATACAAGTGGTCGGACTTCCGACGCATCCGTGCGCTGCAATAAAAAAATTGCGCTTTAGTACTGTCTCATGACCTAAATTTAAGTTGCTGCCATAGTCATTATATATGCTTTGCGTTCAAGTCGGATACACAATATTGTCGTTTACTCCTGGGACTGGGACATTGATTGTTTTCGTTTGTTTCTTGCGCAGTGCCAGCGAGGACCAAAACGGACCACACACTCAATGAGAGGCATGGGAATAATAAAACTAGCCAACGGAAAAAGAGTAAACGTCCAGCCATTTCCAATATCGTTAATCACATATTGTACAGCTGCCACCAGTGCAGCACCCACTAGACACCGTCCAACATTAAGGGCTGCGGTTGCAGAAGCAGCTTTTCCAGGAGTGAGATCAACAAGAATCGTTTGACTGGGGTCAGTTTCTGTCCACATACATGGAGTTGAAGAAAAGAACGTTGAAAAGGCTTAAAAAAAACATGAATACAACCGGTGCCGCAATGTGTACTGTTCTTTCCAAACACCAGCCATTGGCGATAGTTGTGGCGGTAAACAACGCATTAAACAACTGTGCGTGCTGGAGTCTTGCCCGATGTAGGTTCATGTTTTCTCCTTGCTTTTCATGCGCGCGTGCATAATCATAATCGAGCAGTTTTCCAGAGAGCAGGCTGCCAACAGCGCAACCAATGCCCAAGGGTAAAAAACAAAGCCCGCATTGGATCGAGTTGTAATTGTATTGTTTGCTTAGTGTGGGGGATAGCGAAGAAGAGACCATGGTATATACACCGAATGGAAGCGAATAGCTTGCAATCATCAAGGCAATATCTGCTTGCATGAACATTTTCCAAGGACGATCAAACCCAACTACTCGTAGGCTGAGTTTTGGTGGAGGATTCATCCACTGCCGCTTTTTGCTTGGGTCCTCTTCAGAATTCTGCTTGACATGTTGAAAAGGAATTGATACGGGTGGTAGCCAGATTCCACGAGGCCGGAGACTGCCGTCACCGACTAGAGTTCGGAGTGATTCAGGCAAAAGCAGCATTAAAAGGATAAGGTGGATTCCAGTTAGCACTGCGAGAAAGTAAAAAATGGAGTGCCAATTCCATCTTTGCGTTAAGAGGCCCCCGATAATGGGACCAACAGCAGGACCCATAAGAATCCCGATTTGCAAATAGCCCATATATGACCCACGTTCCTTTCGGCGCGAGACATCGCCTATTGAACCCGCGCCAATTGGTATAGCGGGGCTTGCTCCAGTTGCTTGAAGCATTCTTAATACTAGGAGTAACCAATACACCTTAGTATATGCCAGACCAAGATTAGCAGCGACAGCCAATACAAACATGACAAGCAATACTGGACGTCGACCATACGTATCAGAGATGGGTGCCCAGAATGAAGGCGACAATCCTTGCAAAACCATGTACATGGTAACTGATAATAGCGTCTGGCCGTTGTCAATGTTCAAATCTTTAGAAATGCTAGGCACAGCAGGCATATAGATGTTGATAGCCAGCGGGCTCATCACAGCAGATGCCGAAGCGAGAACGACTACTAGCGCTTTTGTACTTTTTGGAAATGCTGAATAGTATTCGTCATCTAGTTCGAATATTAGTGGAATGCGACTCTGTTGGGGATGCACGTCAATCACTTCAACTTTCTCCTTAGGCCGATCATGGTTCGCTGGAACTTCAAGTGATGCTACATCTGACTGACATTGTAACATAGCTTTTATACGACTATATCCACTTACCATGGCCGACACTATCAGGCCGTGGTGTATGAACCAATCTGTCAAGCATATCTTATCCCAATAAATGACTCACGCAATTGCCGCACAAACCCGCCTGAATGAGCACGTGATTGGAACTTACTCGCACAGACCACTGTACTAGGACTAAGTAATACGTTACTACACGGACCATCTAAATAAGCCTACCTCCTTTGAGTTCATCACGACGGGAAATGCTGCTCGGATCATAGTAAGGCCTCTCTCCACAAGATACGGCTCGCACGCCAGACCGAGGGCCAATGTCGAAGTAATCAGGTGTTGCCGCGTGGTAAGTGGAGCGATTGTCCCAGATCGCTAGGTCATTCTTGCCCCAACGGTAGCGCACTTGAGTCGCATGGTTTTGAGTAACCAAGTCTCGGACATAACGCTTAACAGATTCGCTTTCTTCCGTCGTCAAGTTCTCAATTTGCCTGAGGAAGTTGCCAACTCCGAAGACTGATTTCCAGCCCGTCACAGGGTTAGTTCGTACAAGAGGATGCTTAGTGTTAAGATCAGTCCCCACATTGTCAGCTGCACCACGAGGACCTTCATGAAGCTGATATCCGTTACGCTCTGCAGCTTCACGGAATTGAGGAGCTTGGTAAATGCCCTGCAGTCCTTCAAACAGTTTCTTGAAAGGCGTCGAGAGAAGGTCATATACTTCGTAGCCACTGGACCAAATTGTATCACCACCAGTGGTAGGGAGGGTGTGAACCTTCAATGCAGTATAATCAGAAGGAACATTCTCAAATGCAATGTCACTGTGCCATTCATCTGCTCCAGAACGTTTCCCAGAGTAGAGCGATCGCGAACCCAGTTTACGGTTCAACTCACTGGAAATGACGCTAATCTCGTTGTCATTGTTAATGGTCCCTTTTTCGTCAACAATCTGATAATTTccttggcgctcggcattcAGAATAGGGTGGATATGAAGACCAGAACTAGGAGGTTTTCCCGTAagatggccgaggcggttTACCAAGAACTTTTGCTCTTCTGGGCTTAGATCTTGATTCTTAAAAAATACAACTCCGCGGCGGGAAATGGTGATAGCAAGGTCACGAATAAGTTCATCGGCTTTCTCATGATGTACTACATCTTTGAGTTGGAGAGTAGGATACAAGCGTCCAATAACAGGGGTGACTTCTTCACTTTCATAAAGCGAGTCGAGGATACCAGTAGTCTGAAGAGGGGCCCTGGGAGCGATTGAAGACTCAGATTGAAGGACAGTGTCAGTGTCAGCGCCCTTGGGGTGTATGTTGCTAGCATCGACGCTTGAGAAGGTTTGAACAGCTGGAGCCATGGTTGTGAATAGGCGCACAAAGCATGGTATATTTCTTGCTATTTGTAGGAAACGCCTCTGACGGGAGTCCCGACGGCGTCCTTGCACTTGCAAATTTTGGCGTATTATTCGCAATGCTTCCCTGAGCACGGGCCACCATATCCGTAATTGCGCCAACACTTCACGTAACATGACCTGCCGCGCACGTCATACTGGTTAGTGTACTCAAGCAACTGTTACGAATATTAGAGAAAACATGATAAAGTATGAGAAGACATAATATCATCATCATCGCCGTATGGTGTTTGGCTAAGAAGCTAGCTTATTGTAACGGAACCGTCCTTCCCTCCCCGCGCAAGTACCGTATTGGAATCACGCCATTAATTATCCCAAGTACCATCTTTTCACTTTTGTTCTGTCTACTAAAACAAGGCATAATCAAAACCATTTTGATGATCTTTGCCCACGAACATTCTGCAAAACGCAAACGACGATCGCCGCCAAGCCATACTAAAAATAGACAACCCTCGCGAGGTTGACGCTCAAGGGACGAGCAAGTAATTTCAAAATTCCTAAGCGAGATCAGTTTGAACGTGGGTAAACTCAATTGGCCCGATGTACGTGCCAACGAGGGCAATCTGCGAGACGCCACGTGCAATTGTCCAATAAGAATGCGACAAAAATGTTTGGAGAGCCCTCGTCTGCCCACTCGGTGGACCGTGGTAATCCGCCCTGCATGCCCTTACATCCCAGGAATGGATGTGTCGAACAACAATTGAGTATTTTGGATGTTCACGCATCGGACTTTGAGCGCGTCCACTTACGCccaagcgcgtcgcgcatcaGGCAAAATACGCGAAGTTTCGTCGGCGTTGCTGGCGCGGATTTCCGAAGCAATGATTTAGCTTCGGAAATCCGAGCTATTCCAAACAGTGCGAGTCCTCGTTGAACCCTCTTCCCACACCCAAACACGATACCAATGAAGCTCTCATTGAGCCTCGTTCTGAGTGCTATTGCGCTTTCCGCTTTTCCCGCATATGCCCACGTCGGTCGCGGTTTGAGCATCCCTCAAGCTCACGACCTTCCTGTTGAGCACCTTCATTCGCGTGGTCGCGCTGGCCAAGGCCTGAATGCTCGCGGCACCCCCCAGAATGCTGCTGATATGGCCAAGGTTTCTGATCCCACGCAAGAGTGCAAAGAGTACGGTCTCCCTTCTAGCGACGCGCTGTCGAAGAAATACCCTGGCTCCGGCATAGCCCACCTTGTTGACGGTGACGACGAGGCCCATAAGGTCTGGAACGAGATCCAACAGGCGAATGTCATCCCCAACGACGTGCCTACGAAGGGTGCGACGAAGGGCCACTATGGTATCTCGGACCAAGCCTCTGATTCGTACGACAACGACAAGGATCCCGACTGCTGGTGGACTGCCACTGGTTGCATGAAGCCAAAGCACAAGGACCTGGGCCCTGATGTGAAGGACTGCCCTGAACCTAACACTTGGGGTCTTACGTTTGATGATGGTCCTAACTGCTCGCACAACGCCTTTTATGACTACCTCAACAAGCAAAAACTCAAGGCCACCCTTTTCTATATTGGTACCAACGTTATTGATCTTCCGCTACAGGCACAGCGTGGCTTTGCTGATGGCCATGACATCTGCGTGCACACTTGGTCGCACCGTTACATGACTACTCTGTCGAATGAGCAGGTCTTCGCTGAGCTCTACTACACTGTGCGCATTATCAAGGATGTTATTGGAGTGACTACTCGTTGCTGGCGTCCTCCTTTCGGAGATGTTGACGACCGTGTTCGTTCTATTGCGAATGCTCTTGGTCTCCGCACTATCATCTGGAGCGATGACACCGATGACTGGAACATTATCCCTGACGGCAATGCTGCTACAGCGAAGATCGACTCGAACTACCAAAAGATTATCGACAAGCAAACGCAGAACAAGCTTGATGGAAAGGGTGTGGTTGTGCTCACGCACGAGCTTACTGAGAACACCATGAACGAGTTCATGAAAGAGTTCCCCAAGATTAAGAAGGCGTACCAGAACGTCATTCCCCTCACTGCATGCCTCAATGTTACTCAGCCGTACGTGGAAGACAACTACACGTACGCTGTGTTCAGTGACTTCATTAAAGGTAACATCATGCCTAAGGGTCTTCCTGACATGAACAGCATGCCGATCAATGTCGCATCCCAGATCGACATTACGCCTGAGAACAAGCAGACGGGTCCCGGTGGATTCTCGTCCAAGTCCAAGCCTGCATCATCGCAAAGCTCTGGCTCCGGCTCAAAGAGCTCCGGCTCCGGCTCCAGCTCAAAGGGCTCCAGTCCGTCGGATGGCTCTGAGGATAAGTCTGCCAACAGCTCGAATGGTCAAAACTCGGCTGTTGCCACGCGCACTACTATTATGACCATTGCGTTGCCGGCCATGTTGGCTGCCTGTGCTTTCATAATGTAATGTTTTTTTCGCATCTTCAAACCGAAGAAGCTTTCTAGTCTTCTAGGATGATGTCTACATTCATTCATTTTTTCACCAGGTATCCATGATAGACATTGAATTTGTTACTCATTCGCATGTAGACCTTTTACGAGCAACTGTTTCACCAACTTCCTTGACAAGTCGGCACTGAACTCTCGAGAGAGCCACGTTGCCAATCTCACGACCGTGCGCGTATTACATAAGCATGCCTGTCCAGAGCCTGCAGCGAGCACACCATCTTTCTAGCCGGGTAATGACTACCACGAAAAGTCGAGTAGCTGTGATTGGAGCCGGTAGCGCTGGACTAGCCGTGGTCCAGCAGCTCCGGTCTATCGAAGGTGACCGTACGTTCAAGAGAAGAAGCTTACTGGTAGCGTTCGAGATTGTTGTGTATGAGCGCCGTGGAGATGTAGGCGGCCTCTGGAATTTCGACCAAGATCCCGGCACCTGCGTCGTTCCGTTGTCAAATTACGGAGAGAAGCGAGATACTACGCAGGTCCAGTCGAGTGGATATGCGAGCAACGAACTTGGGCGCGAGTTTGAAAAGAGCGCCATGTACGATGGCCTTAGGTGCGTCTCTAATACTGATTCAGAACCAACATTCCTTCGGTACGGTAATACAATTGACTGACCTAGGACCTTATGGCATTCCGTGACTTCCCGTTCCCTGAATACCAGTGTCTTTTCCCTACGCGTGCCCAAGTGCTGGGTTACCTGCACCAATTCGCCGACTATGCTGATGTTCGACCCCTGACTCGATTCCGTACGAGTGTGGAATCGATCGAGAGAGCCGAGCATTACGGCCCAGGTAAGTCTAAATGGCGCGTCCAAGCGCGTTCTTTGGAGTACCCGGGCGAAGTTCAGGAAGATTCGTTTGACTACGTTGCAATTGCAAGTGGTTGGGCAAGGGTTCCCCGGATCCCGCACATCCAAGGCAGCAATTATTTTAAAGGCCAACAGCTTCACAGCGCTTGGTACCGCACCCCGGTGCCTTTTCGTGGCAAGCGTGTCCTAATTGTCGGAAACTTCTCGTCAGGCGCAGACATTGCGCGTGAACTGTgcggcggctcggtgcGTTCTTTTGATGGCGTCGAGGAATGGCAAAGTGACGCAAATGCAAATCCTCCCCGCACGGGCACGGTCGTATACAACTCCTACCGGGACCCTTCTCaaccgccgccgctcgactACGACCCTCGCGACAAAAACAGCCCTGCGTGGTGCAAACGCATCAATGTCGTTGCTTGCGTCGACCATTTCGATGAAGATGGCTCTGTAATTCTTGGTGATGGAACTAAGCTGGAGGTGGACGTCATCTTTTGGGCCACTGGATTTTGGCGCACACTACCTTTCCTGGACCAGAAAAAAGAACCGTTCACCCAAAATCCCATCGTACCCTCGGTTGGATCGCAGCTGGATCAAGTTGAAGGTGCAGATCCTGTACCAGTGCTTGCAAATGATGAACTAAGTGGTACTTCTTCGCTTACCAACTTGGACGACTGGCAAATCTTCTATGAATCCGACAAGACACTGGCTTTGGTTGGTGTCCCTAACCACATCATCCCGTTCCACTTTACTCACATCCAGTCGAGGTACGTAACCTGTCTAACGACAGGGTCATTGCCTTCTATTGGGCCGGACGCATGGCGGAGCTTCCACGACTCGATCCTACGATGCGCATGACGGATCCTACGAAATGGACGTCCGTCGTGAATGGCACCACCGAAGTAAAAAAAGGTGTTGTTCCTGTGCCGCACGATGCTGATACGCCTTCCGAGGAGGCCTACCTGGGTACGTTTTCATCGCACTAATCCGAGATGCACTCCTTGCCCACTTGCCTGGCGAAGAAGGAAAAAATCGGGCCGAATGGGATACTGATACTGAAGCCCGTGGCCGTGAAGGATGGGCAAAAATGTCACATTGGCGACTGGATCGCCTGCACAACCGTATTAAGCTTCGCCGGGCCGTGCTCCGTTACTAGGCAGCTTAGGCCAGCCAAATAGAACCCAAGAATCTGCTTACCAATCAATGTGGGGTCGATGATGTTATTTGGCAAGTTAAGCTCGTCATGCTTTGCCAACTAGTCAGCCGGCAGGCCTGGGCCCAGGCGCATGAAATTAAGCTATTCGTCCTGTAGTTTCAAAGTACCACTATGGAGAAGGATGCACCCTCAGTGAATGACTTTGTAAACGATCCAGTTTTCCCAGAGAGCAAGGCTCCCAATGACTACGACGCactggtcgagcgcgtccggcAGTTTGTTCAGGACAAGGAGCTACACGAGTACGAAGATGTGCTTATCCGAGGCGCGGTACTAGCGACCTATGGCGATGACGCGTTGGATATCGCGCAAGTAACCGAGAAAGAACGTGCTGTGCTCTTACATGAACAAAAGAACCGCTGGGCCCAGCCATGGACAATGTATGCGCTGGCGATTTGCAACAGTATTGCTGCTGCTGTGCAGTACGTTGAATTGTAAACGCTAATGTACAGGGGAATGGATGAGTCTGTTGTGAGCGGTGCCATTCTATTCTGTATGTTGTTTTTCTGACGCAGTCCCCAAACAATTTGGCATCGATAATGGCACTGACTATGACTCATGGATCCAAGGTGTGGTGTCCTCAGGTACGCGTTGCAACCTCTTATTCAGTTCCCTATCTGGCATGTGCATTCCCCGGCTGCTGGCTTACCCCCATTCTCAACCACTACCTTGGCCGTCGCGGCACAATTTTCGTGTCGGCCTTTATTTCTGGTGTAGCTTGTATTTGGCAAGGCGTGACCAACAGCTGGCCCCATTTGCTTGTTGCACGATTCGTCATGGGTCTAGGAATTGGGCCCAAGTCGGCTACTACGCCCATGTATACAGCTGAGTGTGCCCCTCGGCGAATCCGCGGTGCACTTGTCATGCAATGGCAAGTCTGGACAGCATTCGGTTTTGTGCTGGGCTATCTCGCTGATGTTGGGCTTTACTTTGTTCCAGACCGTTCGGGGATCCATGGGCTCAGGTGGCGTCTCATGTTGGGCATTGCATGTGTCCCTGCCTTTGTGGTCATGGCGCAAGTCTATTTCTGCCCCGAGTCCCCTCGTTGGCTCATGAAACGCCAACAACATGCCAAGGCCATGCGCTCATTCCTGCGTTTGCGTCACGACCCCAtccaagcggcgcgcgacatgTACCGTGCACACACCCTGTtggaggaggaggaagcAGAAGAGCGCGAATTTAAGAACCGCTCGAGATTGTCTGTCATTATGATTCCTCGTAACCTGCGCGCATTCCTTGCCACCACGATCCTAATGCTGGGCCAACCCTTTTGTGGTGTGAATGCGATCGGGTTTTATTCGAGCTCCATCCTGACTTCTGCGGGACTGTCTGAAATTAGCGCACTGCTCGGAAGTTTCGGTTACGGTTTCCTGTGCTTTGCTTCTTCCATTCCAGCATGGTTTACTATGGATACCTTTGGGCGTCGAAGTCTTCTTCTTCTTACCGTCCCGTTCCTTATCCTTTTCCTCCTGCTGGCAGGGTTTGCTTTTTTCATTCCTGTCCACCAAGTGGTACTCGCCAACAACGAGGTGGTGAAGAACCAAGATGCCCGAACGGGCGTAGTGCTGCTTGGAATTTACCTCTTTGCTTGTTTCTATGGGCCTGGCATGGGACCAGGTATGTTGCTTTTACTGATCTAGTTCCATTCACGTATAATGCCGAAGCATTCCCCATCGCTGTGCGCGAACTGGGAATGTCCTACGGCACGGCTGTGCTTTGGTTATTTAATGGTCTGCTTTCCATTGTGTGGTTCCGTCTCGTCCGTGCATTTACGTCTACTGGCGCCTTTGGCTTTTATGCTGGTCTTTGTGCCCTGCTCTGGGTCCTGATCTTTTTCTTTGTACCTGAAACGAAAGGACTGACGCTCGAAGAAGTCGATGCGGTCTTCAGCGAAAAGTCTATTGACCACGCATCGCGCCAAGTTGGCAATGCCGTTCGAGTTCTGACGAGATCATCTAAGCAGGCCGCTATCTTGCGCGCCACGCCATAAACTATTCTCTCCCCAACTAGAAGGGGTGTACATATCTCCTGACAGGGCCTGCATAACATGATAATGGAAATCACGACCAATGAAGCTGCGCGATATCCATAGATGCTGCGCCCTTCTACTTTATCTTTTAAGCTTTGCGCCAAGTGCTATGGTGCGGCCGTAGGGCCACTTCTCCACGCGCTCCCCTCCCTCGGCGCAGTAGCTGCATGCTTATCTAGCGTTTCGTTATCGGAAAAGTCGGCGCCCCGAGTCGGCGTTTCCTCTGTCCAGAAAATCAACGCATGTGATTGGCCAGACTTGCCTGTCCAACAGAGCAATTAATCACGAAGTGCCCAAGTGCGTCGTTTGGTAGATTTTTTTTGCCGCGCAGCAATCTCGCGGGTGGTCCTAAGGACGTACTGATAAAGAGGCTGATCTTGTACCTCGTTTCCGCTTGGAGCGCTGCTTCTGAAACAGTGCAATGCTAGAAGGCGTGAAGTCCTTCATCCAGCGGCTGGACGCTACGGTGGCCCAGTCGGCCTTTGGCCGCTACTTTCGCCTGGAAGGAAGTGGCCATCCGCTTGAGCGCAAAGGTGCGCGCTTCTCGGTTGAGCTGCGTGCAGGATGTGTGACCTTTGCTGCTATGGCGTATATT
The sequence above is a segment of the Malassezia japonica chromosome 6, complete sequence genome. Coding sequences within it:
- a CDS encoding uncharacterized protein (EggNog:ENOG503NY8A; COG:S; CAZy:CE4), with protein sequence MAKVSDPTQECKEYGLPSSDALSKKYPGSGIAHLVDGDDEAHKVWNEIQQANVIPNDVPTKGATKGHYGISDQASDSYDNDKDPDCWWTATGCMKPKHKDLGPDVKDCPEPNTWGLTFDDGPNCSHNAFYDYLNKQKLKATLFYIGTNVIDLPLQAQRGFADGHDICVHTWSHRYMTTLSNEQVFAELYYTVRIIKDVIGVTTRCWRPPFGDVDDRVRSIANALGLRTIIWSDDTDDWNIIPDGNAATAKIDSNYQKIIDKQTQNKLDGKGVVVLTHELTENTMNEFMKEFPKIKKAYQNVIPLTACLNVTQPYVEDNYTYAVFSDFIKGNIMPKGLPDMNSMPINVASQIDITPENKQTGPGGFSSKSKPASSQSSGSGSKSSGSGSSSKGSSPSDGSEDKSANSSNGQNSAVATRTTIMTIANCFTNFLDKSALNSRESHVANLTTPGNDYHENGYASNELGREFEKSAMYDGLSGTSSLTNLDDWQIFYESDKTLALVGVPNHIIPFHFTHIQSRVIAFYWAGRMAELPRLDPTMRMTDPTKWTSVVNGTTEVKKGVVPVPHDADTPSEEAYLESKAPNDYDALVERVRQFVQDKELHEYEDQSRGWS